A region from the Rhodohalobacter sp. 614A genome encodes:
- a CDS encoding SMP-30/gluconolactonase/LRE family protein, with amino-acid sequence MIRSTLYTIVLVLISSFSLHAQRSVIADGAELTLISDQFSFTEGPAADSKGNIYFTDQPNNDIWIYTTEGELNLFMDESGRANGLYFDDNGNLLACADEKSELWSITPYMEVEVLVDGYNGKRLNGPNDLWPDLKGGIYFTDPYYQRDYWERTEKDIEEERVYYLTPDRKNLVIVADDLVQPNGIIGTPDGKTLYVADIGDGKTYSYSINEDGSLSNKTLFTEMGSDGVTLDEQENLYLTGKGVFVFNKNGEQIEHIPVPQNWTANVTFGGEDNQTLFITASTAVYTLKMKVKGIKK; translated from the coding sequence ATGATTCGATCTACTCTCTACACTATTGTACTTGTTCTGATCTCAAGCTTTTCGCTTCATGCACAACGTTCTGTTATTGCTGATGGAGCTGAACTCACGCTAATATCCGATCAATTCAGTTTTACGGAAGGACCTGCTGCCGATTCCAAAGGAAACATTTATTTCACCGATCAGCCCAATAACGACATTTGGATTTACACTACAGAAGGCGAATTGAACTTGTTTATGGATGAATCCGGTCGCGCAAACGGACTCTACTTTGATGATAACGGAAATCTGCTGGCATGTGCTGATGAAAAAAGTGAACTTTGGTCGATTACTCCTTACATGGAAGTTGAGGTTTTAGTGGATGGATACAACGGAAAACGTCTCAACGGACCGAATGATCTCTGGCCTGACCTGAAAGGCGGTATTTATTTTACCGATCCTTATTACCAGCGCGATTATTGGGAACGAACCGAAAAAGACATTGAAGAAGAAAGAGTTTATTACCTCACTCCTGATCGTAAAAATCTGGTGATTGTAGCTGATGACTTAGTTCAACCCAATGGAATCATCGGAACTCCGGATGGAAAAACTCTTTATGTGGCTGATATCGGCGATGGAAAAACCTATTCCTATTCCATCAATGAAGATGGATCTCTATCCAATAAAACCCTTTTTACTGAAATGGGATCGGATGGCGTGACGCTTGATGAACAGGAAAATCTCTACCTCACAGGAAAAGGAGTATTCGTATTCAACAAAAATGGAGAACAAATTGAACACATTCCCGTTCCCCAAAACTGGACAGCCAATGTTACGTTTGGTGGAGAGGATAATCAGACATTATTCATCACAGCCAGTACAGCCGTTTATACGTTGAAGATGAAAGTAAAAGGCATCAAAAAGTAA
- a CDS encoding helix-turn-helix domain-containing protein, translating into MMADSYSTGNDFLAKLTKIIEENISDEKFGVSELAREVGMSRSNLLRKVKKSTGQSVSQFIRKVRLERAMDMLKTESYNVSEVSYKVGFGSTSYFIKCFHDHYGYPPGEVGKHPVEEIPPVPAKSSGEEKTFSPLKMIGVGFALLIVLLFLFVPASETEIEPEKSIAVLPFINDSSDSTNVYIVNGLMESILNNLQKIEVLRVVSRTSVEKYRNNPKTISEISRELNVNYFVEGSGQKIGDEIQLNIQLIEASTDNHLWSEQYNRKASDIFELQREVAKTIADQIQVIITPEEEQRIDKSPTDNLIAYDYFLKGDDFLNMGTRSGLEKAIPLFRQAIEYDHEFAQAYADIAIAYYFLDYNQAEKKYSDQVNYYADQALLYDPELAESLIAKALFYIQSGQFASALPHLEKALEYNPNSATVVNILSNFYTSYIPNTGKYLEYALKGIQLDIAAQDSVNASYTYLHVANALAQTGFLDEAETYINRSLEYNSENLFSEYVKAYILYAKEKNLMQARRRLIETLQKDPTRPDVMQETAKICYFMGDYDCAYQYYSQFLEIRATQNLDIYRGENAKIAFVLSEMGLEEESEQLFEDYKEYAENDPSIYRHLSLAVYNSYTGDTRRAIEEMRQFSQQENYHYWIILFLKLDPLLDPMKDSPEFNDLYNTIETKFWENHRRLKESLEEKNLL; encoded by the coding sequence ATGATGGCGGATTCGTACTCAACCGGAAATGATTTTTTAGCCAAACTCACAAAGATCATAGAGGAAAACATCTCGGATGAGAAATTTGGAGTTTCAGAGCTTGCACGCGAAGTGGGCATGAGTCGTTCCAACTTGCTTCGGAAAGTGAAGAAATCCACAGGCCAGTCTGTAAGCCAGTTTATCAGGAAAGTTCGGCTTGAGAGAGCTATGGATATGCTGAAGACAGAATCATACAATGTCTCAGAAGTATCTTACAAAGTGGGATTTGGAAGCACATCGTACTTTATCAAATGTTTCCATGACCACTATGGATATCCGCCGGGAGAGGTAGGCAAGCATCCGGTTGAGGAAATTCCACCCGTTCCGGCAAAATCATCAGGAGAAGAAAAAACATTTTCACCCCTCAAAATGATCGGCGTTGGTTTTGCCTTACTTATTGTTCTTTTATTCTTGTTTGTGCCCGCATCAGAAACCGAAATAGAACCTGAAAAATCGATTGCGGTTTTGCCTTTCATTAACGACAGCAGCGATTCAACCAACGTGTATATTGTTAATGGTTTGATGGAATCAATTCTTAATAATCTGCAAAAAATAGAAGTTTTGCGTGTAGTCAGCCGGACGTCTGTTGAGAAGTACAGGAATAATCCCAAAACAATTTCAGAGATATCAAGAGAACTGAATGTAAACTATTTTGTGGAGGGAAGCGGCCAGAAAATCGGAGACGAGATTCAACTCAATATTCAATTGATTGAGGCTTCCACTGACAATCATCTGTGGTCTGAGCAATACAACAGGAAAGCAAGCGACATTTTTGAGTTGCAGCGAGAAGTGGCAAAAACCATTGCAGATCAGATCCAGGTGATTATCACCCCGGAAGAGGAGCAAAGAATTGATAAATCGCCCACAGATAATCTCATCGCATATGACTATTTTTTAAAAGGCGATGATTTTTTAAACATGGGTACCCGAAGCGGACTCGAAAAAGCCATTCCATTATTTCGGCAAGCGATTGAGTACGATCATGAATTTGCCCAGGCCTATGCCGACATCGCCATTGCCTATTATTTTTTGGATTACAATCAGGCAGAAAAAAAGTATTCTGATCAGGTTAACTATTATGCTGATCAGGCTTTGCTGTACGATCCGGAACTGGCCGAAAGTTTGATTGCGAAAGCTCTGTTCTATATACAAAGCGGGCAATTTGCATCGGCTCTTCCACATCTTGAGAAAGCTTTGGAGTACAATCCAAACTCGGCCACGGTCGTCAATATCTTGTCAAATTTTTACACCAGTTATATTCCCAATACTGGAAAATACCTTGAATATGCATTGAAGGGAATCCAGTTGGATATTGCAGCGCAGGATTCGGTCAATGCAAGTTACACTTACCTGCATGTGGCGAACGCGCTCGCGCAAACCGGTTTTTTGGATGAAGCGGAGACCTATATCAATCGCTCGCTGGAATATAACTCTGAGAATCTGTTTTCAGAATATGTCAAGGCGTACATTCTGTATGCGAAAGAGAAGAATCTTATGCAGGCGAGACGACGTCTCATCGAAACCCTTCAAAAAGATCCCACCCGCCCGGATGTAATGCAAGAGACCGCAAAGATTTGTTATTTTATGGGGGATTATGATTGCGCCTACCAATATTATTCTCAATTCCTGGAAATCAGGGCAACTCAAAATCTTGATATTTACCGGGGAGAAAATGCGAAAATTGCTTTTGTTTTATCAGAGATGGGATTGGAGGAAGAATCCGAACAGTTATTTGAGGATTACAAAGAATATGCTGAAAATGATCCATCCATTTATCGCCACTTGAGTTTGGCGGTTTACAATTCTTATACCGGAGATACCCGGCGGGCCATTGAGGAAATGAGGCAATTCTCGCAGCAAGAGAATTATCACTACTGGATTATTCTTTTTCTGAAACTGGATCCCTTATTGGATCCGATGAAAGACTCGCCGGAATTCAATGACCTTTACAATACTATAGAAACTAAGTTCTGGGAAAATCACCGAAGGTTGAAAGAATCCCTTGAGGAAAAAAATCTGCTTTGA
- a CDS encoding ankyrin repeat domain-containing protein: MKTLKINSTRIITIGFFLTLVMAATSCNKKQDSSSTAVPPGMDLPTAAYMGNTEAIQQHIHAGTNLDIKDEYGSTPLTIAITFGKTDAAILLIEAGADINIKTNDGSTALHVAALFCRTEVIESLLAHGADKSIQNDYGATALQTISIPFENARPIYDQLSKDLGPLGLKLDYNRIEKTRPVIAEMLR, translated from the coding sequence ATGAAAACGCTAAAAATCAACTCAACCCGAATCATAACAATCGGCTTTTTTCTAACCCTGGTGATGGCCGCTACATCTTGTAACAAAAAACAGGATTCATCTTCAACAGCGGTTCCTCCAGGTATGGACCTCCCAACAGCAGCCTATATGGGAAATACCGAAGCCATCCAACAACATATTCATGCAGGAACAAACCTGGATATAAAAGATGAATACGGTTCTACACCGCTGACCATCGCCATCACGTTTGGAAAAACGGATGCCGCCATACTGCTGATCGAAGCCGGTGCAGATATAAATATCAAAACCAATGACGGATCTACGGCTCTTCATGTGGCCGCACTTTTCTGTCGAACCGAAGTCATCGAATCACTTTTGGCACATGGCGCCGATAAAAGTATTCAGAACGATTATGGGGCCACTGCCCTGCAAACTATTTCCATCCCCTTCGAAAATGCACGGCCTATTTACGATCAACTCAGCAAAGACCTTGGGCCACTTGGCCTCAAACTGGACTACAACCGAATTGAGAAAACACGCCCCGTCATTGCCGAAATGTTACGGTAG
- a CDS encoding acyltransferase family protein, giving the protein MKSTTTNRRYDIDWLRVIAIGLLLVYHIAVAFQPWGVLIGFIQSDSSLESIWVGMSMLNGWRIPLLFFVSGMGVCFAIRKRDWKQLLIERTRRILLPFLFGMIFIVPIHFYIWQVYYRQDISYVIHPGHLWFLANIFIYVILLAPIFFYLKRHENGMLRAWLQKVFSHPFGLLIIVIAFMLEAVIVQPETFEQYAMTLHGFFIGLLAFFFGFCFVLSGEIFWQTVLKWRWLFLILAVSFYIYRIIEFNLQAPLYLMAIESNMWVCAVFGFGYKHLNRPSKTLRYLSQGAYPIYIVHMIFLYLGCFLIFPLEIPVLLKFIFVIIFTGIGCFAMYDFVIRRINILRPLFGLKSMGKEKAGHKVKIVPCNK; this is encoded by the coding sequence ATGAAATCAACAACAACCAACAGAAGGTACGATATAGACTGGCTACGGGTGATTGCCATCGGGTTACTTTTGGTCTATCACATTGCCGTAGCCTTTCAGCCCTGGGGAGTATTAATCGGATTTATTCAAAGTGACAGCTCACTGGAATCAATTTGGGTGGGAATGTCGATGTTGAATGGGTGGAGAATTCCTCTGCTTTTTTTTGTCTCCGGAATGGGAGTCTGTTTCGCCATCCGAAAGCGAGACTGGAAACAACTGCTCATTGAAAGAACAAGACGGATTTTACTGCCATTTCTTTTCGGTATGATATTTATCGTTCCTATCCACTTCTACATTTGGCAAGTGTATTACAGACAGGATATTAGCTATGTGATTCATCCGGGTCATTTATGGTTTCTTGCCAATATTTTTATTTATGTGATCCTGCTCGCTCCCATTTTTTTCTACCTGAAAAGGCATGAGAACGGAATGCTCCGAGCCTGGTTACAAAAGGTTTTCAGCCACCCATTCGGTTTATTAATTATTGTAATAGCTTTCATGCTGGAGGCCGTAATCGTTCAACCCGAAACTTTTGAACAGTATGCAATGACTCTACATGGATTTTTCATCGGACTGCTGGCTTTCTTCTTCGGATTTTGTTTTGTCCTGAGTGGAGAAATCTTCTGGCAAACTGTCTTAAAATGGCGATGGCTGTTTCTTATCCTCGCTGTCTCATTTTATATTTATCGGATCATCGAATTTAATCTTCAGGCTCCTCTCTACCTAATGGCTATTGAATCGAATATGTGGGTTTGTGCCGTCTTTGGGTTTGGATATAAGCACCTCAACCGACCGAGTAAAACCCTGCGTTACTTAAGCCAGGGAGCCTACCCCATTTACATCGTCCATATGATTTTTTTGTATTTGGGATGCTTCCTGATTTTTCCACTTGAGATTCCTGTACTCCTGAAATTTATCTTTGTAATAATATTTACAGGTATTGGCTGTTTTGCGATGTATGATTTTGTCATCAGGAGAATCAACATACTCAGACCTCTCTTCGGACTAAAAAGTATGGGAAAAGAGAAAGCTGGACACAAAGTCAAAATTGTACCTTGTAACAAATAG
- a CDS encoding carbon-nitrogen hydrolase family protein produces the protein MKICIAQVKPVPGDIRQNIQIHKKYADLAVSFGADAIFFPELSLTGYEPTLARELALNLEDKRLAVFQKVGDANHITIGIGAPTRHRNGICISMIIFQPNQKRRLYSKQYLHQDEELYFISGNKSPLLVIGDQKIALGICYEISIPAHCKAAYENGANIYLASVAKSQAGIDTAVQRLSQIADQYSMSVLMANCIGMADGQECAGKSSAWNDRGILLAQLDESREGILMLNTQTQMISEII, from the coding sequence ATGAAAATTTGCATCGCACAGGTAAAGCCCGTTCCCGGTGATATCCGTCAGAATATCCAGATTCACAAAAAATATGCTGACCTGGCTGTATCATTCGGAGCCGATGCTATCTTTTTTCCTGAATTGTCATTAACAGGATATGAACCTACATTGGCCAGGGAGCTGGCGCTCAATCTCGAGGATAAAAGACTGGCTGTTTTTCAGAAGGTGGGTGATGCAAATCATATCACGATCGGTATTGGAGCTCCTACCCGGCACCGGAATGGAATTTGCATCAGTATGATCATCTTTCAACCGAACCAAAAGAGGAGGCTTTACTCCAAGCAATATTTGCATCAGGATGAAGAGCTATACTTCATCAGTGGAAATAAATCTCCTTTACTGGTTATTGGAGACCAAAAAATTGCCCTTGGCATCTGTTATGAGATATCCATTCCGGCTCATTGCAAAGCTGCTTATGAAAATGGAGCAAATATCTATCTCGCCAGTGTGGCAAAATCTCAAGCAGGAATTGATACAGCCGTTCAGAGATTGAGTCAGATCGCTGATCAATATTCAATGTCTGTTTTGATGGCCAATTGTATTGGCATGGCTGACGGCCAGGAATGTGCCGGCAAATCTTCTGCCTGGAATGACAGAGGCATATTACTCGCACAACTAGATGAATCAAGAGAGGGTATTCTCATGCTGAATACCCAGACTCAGATGATTTCAGAAATAATCTAA
- the fsa gene encoding fructose-6-phosphate aldolase — protein sequence MKFFIDTADLDEIQEANDLGVLDGVTTNPSLCHKVGVSDFEGHIAKICQIVEGDVSAEVISTKYADIVAEGRNIASIADNVVVKVPLIKDGIKAIKTFTEEGIKTNCTLCFSATQAMIAAKAGATYISPFIGRVDDISSDGMTLIEDIVQIYANYGFATEVLAASIRHPLHVLEAARIGADVATMPLKVIEQLLKHPLTDNGLERFLADWDKLQESLK from the coding sequence ATGAAATTTTTTATTGATACAGCCGATCTCGATGAAATTCAGGAAGCCAATGACCTGGGCGTTCTTGATGGAGTAACCACAAACCCGAGTCTTTGCCACAAAGTAGGAGTCAGTGATTTCGAAGGCCACATTGCCAAAATTTGCCAAATTGTAGAGGGGGATGTTTCTGCTGAAGTGATTTCTACAAAATATGCTGATATTGTAGCAGAAGGCCGAAATATTGCTTCTATTGCGGACAATGTGGTTGTAAAAGTTCCGCTTATCAAAGACGGTATAAAAGCGATTAAAACATTTACAGAAGAAGGGATCAAAACAAACTGTACGCTTTGCTTTTCGGCCACACAGGCCATGATTGCCGCTAAAGCGGGTGCAACATATATCTCACCATTCATCGGGCGTGTAGACGATATTTCAAGTGATGGAATGACTCTTATCGAAGACATTGTTCAAATCTATGCCAACTATGGGTTTGCCACGGAAGTTCTTGCCGCGAGCATTCGTCATCCGTTACACGTTCTTGAAGCTGCCCGTATCGGCGCCGATGTAGCTACTATGCCATTGAAAGTGATCGAGCAACTTCTGAAACATCCGCTAACGGATAACGGCCTTGAGCGATTCCTTGCCGATTGGGATAAGCTTCAGGAAAGTTTGAAATAA
- a CDS encoding YtxH domain-containing protein, with protein sequence MSNSGKDFTLGLVAGALLGTAAALLYAPDKGSNTRGRLSYQLSKYIDDINRLIKKLQDEKNKFSSDAKQKGDDVVTDAKKRADDLIKEAETLLENIEKSKRN encoded by the coding sequence ATGAGTAATTCAGGAAAAGATTTTACACTTGGTTTAGTGGCCGGAGCATTACTAGGAACAGCCGCCGCACTTCTCTATGCCCCCGATAAAGGATCGAATACCCGTGGAAGATTATCCTACCAGTTGAGTAAATACATTGATGATATCAACCGGTTGATTAAAAAACTCCAGGATGAGAAGAACAAATTTTCTTCCGATGCAAAACAGAAAGGCGATGATGTTGTAACCGATGCCAAAAAACGCGCTGATGATTTGATCAAAGAAGCAGAAACGCTTCTTGAAAACATCGAAAAATCCAAGAGAAACTAA
- the rpoC gene encoding DNA-directed RNA polymerase subunit beta', with translation MPSTQTLTVSKDFDKIGISLASAETILSRSHGEVLTPETINYRTFKPEMDGLFCEKIFGPVKDYECHCGKYKRIRYKGIICDRCGVEVTRKAVRRERMGHITLTVPIVHIWYFKSLPSKIAYLLGYSSKNLERIVYYETFVVINPGLARDLGYKRGDMISEEEKFDILDQLPEDHYEMDDDDEDKFVVKDGAEAIEALLTDMDLDSLAYTLRDEVKNETSQMRKKKKLKRLQVIESFRSANQHTENDPRWMIQSVIPVIPPELRPLVPLEGGRFATSDLNDLYRRVIIRNNRLKRLIDIKAPDVILRNEKRMLQEAVDSLYDNSRKSNAVRNNNRPLKSLSDMLKGKSGRFRQNLLGKRVDYSGRSVIVVGPELKMHECGLPKEMAIELYKPFVIRRLIERGYVKTVKSAKKVVDRRDQVVWEVLENVIDGHPVMLNRAPTLHRLGIQAYQPVLIEEKAIRLHPLSCTAFNADFDGDQMAVHLPLSHDAVLEASILMLGSHNILSPASGGPIAVPSQDMILGIYYLTKMGGGKRGEGKTFANADEVLIAYDQNKIDVHAKINVRIPKVNEDGETEYEIIKTTTGRVLFNRIVPEEMGFVNKTLGKKELRVLIGDIHSETGTTKTAEFLDNMKKMGFERATTGGLSFSLEDIIIPEAKQKLIEKAQSEVAEIQDRYEMGFITDNERYNQVIDKWTSTTNRVSETLFQSLADDKDGFNAVFMMADSGARGSKEQIRQLGGMRGLMAKPQKSSMQQGNEVIENPILSSFREGLTVLEYFISTHGARKGLADTALKTADAGYLTRRLVDVSQDIIINEQDCGTLRGIKMQALKDNEDIIESLENRIIGRVSMHEIRDPISDEHICDANELITEKIAKKVAETSIEEVEIRSVLTCETERGVCAKCYGRDMARNSLVQTGEAVGVIAAQSIGEPGTQLTLRTFHVGGTASRLESDSQHKAKFDGKIEFENVRVVEYDDGEEIHNVVLSRAGEMKIVGEDGKILNTYNVPYGAEMLVEEGDKVPKGMPLCKWDPYNALIFSELDGTVEYKDIIEEITYTADTDAQTGHREKVIIDSRDRSLVPTVVVKGNDDRIRENTLPVETHIVVDDGEKVQAGQVLAKIPRAASKSKDITAGLPRVTELFEARSPSDPATVSEIDGIVRMGGRKRGSQEVIVESKDGTEEKKYLISLSKHILVQENDFVKAGQALSDGTIPAQEILNILGPFAVQSYLVNEIQEVYRLQGVKINDKHIEVIVRTMMQKVEVTDPGDTMFLEGDKVDRFELNNKNDELIGKFVVTDPGGSELKRGAILDRRQVRDHNNDLIKEGKDELQTREAEPAISKPILLGITRASLSTESWLSAASFQETTKVLTQASIEAKRDFLRGLKENVIVGHKVPAGTGLHKYEELIVGSKVDLDEQDEDIQKVFETLGADHPEEENE, from the coding sequence TTGCCGTCTACACAAACATTAACCGTATCAAAAGACTTCGACAAAATTGGGATTTCTTTGGCCTCGGCCGAAACGATTTTATCCCGGTCTCATGGAGAAGTTCTTACACCAGAAACGATCAATTACAGAACATTCAAACCGGAAATGGATGGTCTTTTCTGTGAAAAGATCTTCGGACCGGTTAAAGATTATGAATGCCACTGTGGTAAATACAAGCGTATCCGTTACAAGGGAATTATCTGTGACAGATGCGGTGTAGAAGTTACCAGAAAAGCTGTTCGAAGAGAACGAATGGGGCATATTACCCTTACCGTTCCCATCGTGCATATCTGGTACTTCAAATCCCTGCCGAGCAAGATTGCATATTTGCTGGGCTATTCATCTAAAAACCTCGAGCGTATTGTCTATTACGAAACGTTTGTGGTGATTAATCCTGGCCTCGCCAGAGACCTCGGTTATAAGCGTGGTGATATGATTTCGGAAGAAGAGAAATTCGATATTCTCGACCAGCTTCCAGAAGATCACTACGAAATGGATGATGACGATGAAGATAAATTTGTCGTAAAAGATGGTGCTGAAGCTATTGAAGCACTTCTTACAGACATGGATCTCGACAGCCTTGCGTACACGCTGAGAGATGAGGTGAAAAACGAAACCTCTCAGATGCGCAAGAAGAAAAAGCTGAAGAGACTTCAGGTAATTGAATCATTCCGCTCAGCAAATCAACACACGGAGAATGATCCAAGATGGATGATTCAAAGCGTGATTCCGGTTATTCCTCCGGAACTACGTCCGCTTGTACCACTCGAAGGTGGTCGTTTTGCAACGTCTGACCTGAATGATCTATACCGACGGGTAATCATCAGAAATAATCGTTTAAAGAGACTGATCGACATTAAAGCTCCTGATGTGATTCTCAGAAATGAGAAACGAATGCTCCAGGAAGCGGTTGATTCTCTTTATGACAACTCAAGAAAATCAAACGCTGTACGGAATAATAACCGTCCTCTGAAATCCCTCAGCGATATGCTGAAAGGAAAGAGCGGTCGATTCCGACAAAACCTTCTTGGTAAGCGTGTTGACTATTCCGGACGATCTGTAATTGTTGTAGGTCCTGAGTTGAAAATGCACGAGTGCGGTCTTCCGAAAGAGATGGCCATTGAGCTTTATAAACCGTTTGTAATCCGCCGACTCATTGAACGTGGATACGTAAAAACGGTGAAAAGCGCCAAGAAAGTGGTAGATCGCCGCGACCAGGTAGTTTGGGAAGTTCTTGAAAATGTGATTGACGGACACCCCGTTATGCTGAACCGTGCACCGACCCTTCACCGATTGGGTATTCAGGCCTATCAGCCGGTACTGATTGAGGAGAAAGCGATTCGATTGCATCCGCTCTCATGTACAGCTTTTAACGCTGACTTTGATGGTGACCAAATGGCTGTTCACCTTCCCTTGAGTCATGATGCCGTACTTGAAGCATCCATTCTCATGCTTGGTTCGCACAACATTTTGAGCCCTGCAAGTGGTGGACCGATTGCTGTTCCCTCACAGGATATGATTTTGGGTATTTATTACCTGACCAAAATGGGTGGTGGTAAACGAGGAGAAGGTAAAACATTTGCCAATGCCGACGAGGTTTTGATTGCTTACGATCAGAATAAGATTGATGTACATGCGAAGATTAACGTTCGAATTCCAAAAGTGAATGAAGACGGTGAGACAGAGTATGAGATTATCAAAACCACTACCGGGCGTGTACTTTTCAACAGAATTGTACCGGAAGAAATGGGCTTCGTGAACAAGACTCTCGGAAAGAAAGAATTGAGAGTATTGATTGGTGATATTCACAGCGAAACCGGAACAACAAAAACCGCAGAGTTTTTGGATAATATGAAGAAAATGGGTTTTGAACGGGCTACCACTGGTGGTCTGTCCTTCAGCCTTGAAGACATTATTATTCCGGAAGCGAAGCAAAAACTCATTGAGAAAGCTCAATCTGAAGTAGCTGAAATTCAGGATCGTTATGAAATGGGTTTCATTACGGATAATGAGCGATATAACCAGGTAATTGACAAATGGACAAGTACCACAAACCGTGTTTCTGAAACACTTTTCCAAAGCCTTGCGGATGATAAAGATGGTTTCAATGCCGTATTTATGATGGCCGATTCCGGTGCTCGTGGTTCGAAAGAGCAGATTCGTCAGCTTGGTGGTATGCGTGGTTTGATGGCGAAGCCTCAGAAAAGCTCTATGCAACAGGGCAATGAGGTTATCGAAAATCCGATTCTTTCAAGTTTCCGTGAAGGGTTGACCGTTCTGGAATACTTTATTTCAACACACGGTGCCCGTAAAGGTTTGGCGGATACAGCTTTGAAAACGGCTGATGCCGGGTACCTTACACGACGACTCGTGGATGTTTCTCAGGACATTATTATTAATGAGCAAGACTGTGGAACGCTGCGTGGTATTAAAATGCAGGCGTTGAAAGACAATGAGGATATCATTGAAAGTCTTGAAAACAGAATCATCGGGCGTGTATCTATGCACGAGATTCGCGACCCAATTTCAGATGAGCATATCTGTGATGCGAATGAACTGATCACAGAGAAAATTGCTAAGAAAGTTGCTGAAACCAGCATCGAAGAAGTTGAAATTCGTTCCGTGCTTACATGTGAAACCGAGCGTGGTGTGTGTGCGAAATGTTACGGACGGGATATGGCGCGTAATTCACTCGTTCAAACGGGTGAAGCTGTAGGTGTAATTGCCGCTCAGTCTATTGGTGAGCCGGGTACACAGTTAACCCTTCGAACCTTCCACGTTGGAGGTACAGCTTCTCGTCTCGAATCTGATTCACAACACAAAGCGAAATTCGATGGAAAAATTGAATTCGAAAACGTACGTGTTGTTGAATACGACGATGGTGAAGAAATTCACAACGTTGTATTGAGCCGTGCAGGGGAAATGAAGATTGTCGGTGAAGATGGCAAGATCCTCAACACTTATAATGTGCCTTACGGTGCAGAAATGCTTGTTGAAGAGGGTGATAAAGTTCCGAAAGGAATGCCGCTCTGTAAGTGGGATCCGTACAACGCACTGATTTTTAGTGAATTGGATGGTACCGTTGAGTACAAAGATATCATCGAAGAAATTACTTATACCGCTGATACAGACGCTCAAACCGGACACAGGGAGAAAGTGATTATCGATTCTCGTGATCGATCCCTTGTACCTACTGTGGTTGTTAAAGGCAATGACGATCGAATCCGCGAGAACACACTTCCTGTTGAAACTCACATCGTTGTAGATGATGGCGAGAAAGTTCAGGCAGGTCAGGTTCTGGCGAAAATTCCACGGGCTGCTTCTAAATCAAAAGATATTACCGCTGGTCTGCCGCGTGTAACCGAGCTGTTTGAGGCACGGTCTCCAAGCGATCCGGCTACCGTATCCGAGATTGACGGTATCGTGAGAATGGGCGGAAGAAAACGAGGCTCTCAGGAAGTGATTGTTGAGAGTAAAGACGGTACAGAAGAGAAGAAATATTTGATCTCCCTGTCCAAGCATATTCTCGTTCAGGAAAATGACTTTGTGAAAGCAGGTCAGGCACTTTCCGATGGAACCATTCCGGCTCAGGAAATTCTCAATATTCTTGGACCATTTGCCGTACAGTCGTACCTGGTGAATGAGATTCAGGAGGTTTACCGATTGCAGGGTGTGAAAATTAATGATAAGCACATTGAAGTTATTGTGCGCACCATGATGCAGAAGGTTGAGGTTACTGATCCGGGAGATACGATGTTCCTCGAAGGTGACAAAGTTGACCGATTTGAGCTGAACAACAAAAATGACGAATTGATCGGTAAGTTTGTAGTAACGGATCCGGGCGGAAGCGAGCTGAAACGAGGAGCTATTCTCGACAGACGTCAAGTTCGGGATCATAACAACGATCTGATCAAAGAAGGCAAAGATGAACTGCAAACACGCGAAGCGGAACCGGCGATTTCGAAACCGATTCTGTTGGGTATTACGCGTGCATCGCTTTCAACAGAAAGCTGGTTGTCAGCCGCATCCTTCCAGGAAACCACGAAGGTTCTTACTCAGGCTTCCATCGAAGCGAAGAGAGACTTCCTGCGCGGCCTGAAAGAGAATGTGATTGTTGGCCACAAAGTACCTGCAGGAACAGGGCTGCATAAATATGAAGAACTCATTGTGGGTTCCAAAGTAGATCTGGATGAGCAGGACGAGGATATCCAAAAAGTGTTCGAAACGCTTGGAGCGGATCATCCCGAAGAAGAAAACGAATAA